One genomic segment of Arcobacter porcinus includes these proteins:
- the fliF gene encoding flagellar basal-body MS-ring/collar protein FliF, giving the protein MLEQITKFINNLNKVQKIAVFGGIGLLAAIIIGFLLFTTLKSEDKKLNFIIASNLTQADVMRATEELESAGIEFIVTGSGSNLTLKTSQEFVNIAKIKLVTSEASTNKHVGWEIFEKSTIGTTNFENKVKYLRALEGELSKSLEALSSVLKANVKIAIPKETIFTEKKADTTASAVITLKQGLYLTQKQIDGIKNFIASAVSELKVENIQLIDSDGNLLELNADDINNQRSTIQTKYKEKFEEDYEKKIITLLEPVVGYGRVVAKVNVNLDFVRKDIEEEIFAPQGTVRSQQVIESSNSATGMPDEIEVVGVDNNIQPPQVANEGNKISSEAESSNTVTNYEISRKLISQKDANFTNIRRVTASVSFDSMVLKDHPNKEEFLASLESLVEDAIGYDKNRGDKVSVKDFKFVGLKSYNENGELVDEFGNIISSGSKNYLSASNIKEVLDEYKDYIQYLIVGLILFIFYRRFVSNSELVILGEGKKEELTVDDDDLVKDMLAGLENELDQNTAQGRLKTKVKSQILNNIDGLDEESAAKYEVFIEELDREINNNPADIARMIELLLSEGNVNFK; this is encoded by the coding sequence TTGCTAGAACAGATAACAAAATTCATAAACAATCTAAATAAAGTTCAGAAAATTGCAGTTTTTGGTGGAATAGGATTATTAGCAGCAATTATAATAGGTTTTTTACTTTTTACAACTTTAAAGAGTGAAGATAAAAAATTAAATTTTATAATAGCTTCAAATCTTACACAAGCTGATGTTATGAGAGCTACTGAAGAGTTAGAATCCGCTGGAATAGAATTTATTGTTACAGGAAGTGGAAGCAATCTTACTCTTAAAACTTCACAAGAGTTTGTCAATATTGCAAAGATAAAACTTGTAACAAGTGAAGCTTCTACAAATAAACATGTGGGTTGGGAGATTTTTGAGAAATCTACTATTGGAACAACAAATTTTGAGAACAAAGTTAAATATTTAAGAGCACTAGAAGGAGAACTTAGTAAAAGTTTAGAAGCACTTTCTAGTGTTTTAAAAGCGAATGTTAAAATTGCTATTCCAAAAGAGACTATCTTTACAGAAAAAAAAGCTGATACAACTGCATCTGCTGTTATTACACTAAAACAAGGATTATATTTAACTCAAAAACAAATTGATGGTATTAAAAATTTTATTGCATCAGCTGTTTCTGAATTGAAAGTTGAAAATATTCAACTAATAGATAGTGATGGTAATTTATTAGAGTTAAATGCAGATGATATAAATAATCAAAGATCAACAATTCAAACAAAATATAAAGAGAAATTTGAAGAAGATTATGAGAAAAAAATAATAACTTTACTTGAACCAGTTGTTGGTTATGGAAGAGTTGTTGCAAAAGTAAATGTAAACTTAGACTTTGTAAGAAAAGATATAGAAGAAGAGATTTTTGCACCACAAGGAACAGTAAGATCTCAGCAAGTTATTGAAAGTTCAAATAGTGCAACAGGAATGCCAGATGAGATAGAAGTTGTTGGAGTTGATAATAATATTCAACCACCACAAGTCGCAAATGAAGGAAATAAAATATCTTCAGAAGCTGAAAGTTCTAATACAGTTACAAATTATGAGATATCAAGAAAATTGATATCTCAAAAAGATGCAAACTTTACAAATATAAGAAGAGTTACAGCATCTGTTTCATTTGATTCTATGGTTTTAAAAGATCACCCAAATAAAGAAGAGTTTTTAGCAAGTCTTGAATCATTGGTTGAAGATGCTATAGGATATGATAAAAATAGAGGAGATAAAGTCTCTGTAAAAGATTTCAAATTTGTTGGATTAAAATCATATAATGAAAATGGTGAGTTAGTTGATGAATTTGGAAATATTATTTCATCTGGTTCAAAAAATTATTTAAGTGCATCAAATATTAAAGAAGTTTTAGATGAGTATAAAGATTATATACAATACTTAATTGTTGGATTAATTCTTTTTATATTTTATAGAAGATTTGTTTCAAACAGTGAATTAGTAATTTTAGGAGAAGGTAAAAAAGAGGAATTAACTGTTGATGATGATGATTTAGTTAAAGATATGTTAGCAGGACTTGAAAATGAATTAGATCAAAACACTGCTCAAGGAAGATTGAAAACTAAGGTAAAAAGTCAGATTTTAAATAATATTGATGGATTAGATGAAGAGTCAGCAGCAAAATATGAAGTATTCATTGAAGAACTAGATAGAGAAATAAATAACAACCCAGCCGATATAGCAAGAATGATTGAGCTATTATTGAGTGAGGGAAATGTTAATTTTAAATAA
- the fliG gene encoding flagellar motor switch protein FliG yields the protein MAINAYNDIDILKGMSMIEKVARFFVLIGEESTVKIFQYLDQEYVEQISTAITQIQSINKEVSLAILEEFHLYTRTKGFISSGGYDFAKEILYKSIGQEAADEVLEKLSRMKLANQAFSYLDGVNPKQLSDFIKDESPHTIAVILSHMDPSKSADVLMELDEETRVKVSIQIATIKDVSPDVVRTISAVLERKLESLLSSIVDVGGVKVVADMLNKMGPKAIDILKNINGIDTSLANRIKDNMFVFEDLLELDTEYIMKIIQGVESADIVVAMKNSTEEQIEKVTSAMSQRVRDRFNEESEMLTKVKIKDIEAAQRRMLAVAQKMIDDGVIERENG from the coding sequence ATGGCAATAAACGCATATAATGATATTGATATATTAAAAGGTATGTCAATGATAGAAAAAGTTGCTAGATTTTTTGTCCTTATTGGAGAAGAGTCAACGGTAAAAATTTTCCAATATTTAGATCAAGAGTATGTTGAACAAATTTCAACAGCAATTACTCAAATACAATCAATAAATAAAGAAGTTTCTTTAGCAATTTTAGAAGAGTTTCATTTATATACAAGAACAAAAGGATTTATTAGTTCAGGTGGTTATGATTTTGCTAAAGAGATTTTATATAAATCGATTGGTCAAGAAGCTGCTGATGAAGTTTTAGAAAAACTTTCAAGAATGAAACTAGCAAATCAAGCATTTTCTTATCTTGATGGTGTAAATCCAAAACAGTTAAGTGATTTTATTAAAGATGAATCTCCTCATACAATAGCTGTTATTTTATCTCATATGGATCCTTCAAAATCAGCTGATGTTTTAATGGAGTTAGATGAAGAGACTAGAGTAAAAGTAAGTATTCAAATAGCAACTATTAAAGACGTTTCTCCTGATGTTGTAAGAACTATATCAGCTGTTTTAGAAAGAAAACTAGAATCATTATTATCATCTATTGTTGATGTTGGTGGAGTTAAAGTTGTTGCTGATATGCTTAATAAAATGGGACCAAAAGCTATTGATATTCTTAAAAATATTAATGGAATTGATACTTCACTTGCAAATAGAATTAAAGATAATATGTTTGTATTTGAAGATTTATTAGAGCTAGATACAGAGTATATTATGAAGATTATTCAAGGAGTTGAATCAGCTGATATAGTTGTTGCTATGAAAAATTCAACTGAAGAGCAGATTGAAAAAGTTACAAGTGCTATGTCGCAAAGGGTTAGAGATAGATTTAATGAAGAGTCTGAAATGCTTACAAAAGTTAAAATTAAAGATATTGAAGCAGCACAAAGAAGAATGTTGGCTGTTGCTCAGAAGATGATAGATGATGGAGTTATAGAAAGGGAGAATGGTTAA
- a CDS encoding FliH/SctL family protein: MAESIFASAKILSNSDNVSKYELSNFSKKLKYEDKKLEENHENINEIENPQEEIKVNEIVVPPVPIIDNSEVLNKIEPIFSEFSSLAIKMEQISQKILSIEGDIVSKNKELDSQVVKAIKDLQQSAEFFEKTATQVESRMLKTAIGIAKKIIAIELGENSTKIAKQTIKQLLDKVKNATKVRIHLNPKDYIVLKKELELENHIELIEDINVVAGGVVIASNIGNYDGNIEAKISTMLESLDLII; encoded by the coding sequence ATGGCAGAAAGTATTTTTGCTAGTGCTAAGATATTAAGTAATAGTGATAATGTTTCAAAATATGAACTTAGTAATTTTTCTAAGAAATTAAAATATGAAGATAAAAAATTAGAAGAAAACCATGAAAACATCAATGAAATAGAGAATCCACAAGAAGAGATAAAAGTAAATGAAATAGTTGTGCCTCCTGTGCCAATTATTGATAATAGTGAAGTTTTAAATAAAATTGAACCAATATTTTCAGAGTTTTCAAGTTTAGCTATAAAAATGGAACAAATCTCTCAAAAAATATTATCAATAGAAGGTGATATTGTCTCAAAAAATAAAGAATTAGATTCTCAAGTAGTTAAAGCTATAAAAGATTTACAACAAAGTGCAGAATTTTTCGAAAAAACAGCTACACAAGTAGAGAGTAGAATGTTAAAAACAGCAATAGGAATTGCGAAAAAAATTATTGCTATTGAACTTGGAGAAAATTCTACAAAAATTGCTAAACAGACTATAAAACAGCTTTTAGATAAAGTGAAAAATGCAACAAAAGTAAGAATTCATCTAAATCCAAAAGATTATATAGTTTTAAAAAAAGAGCTTGAATTAGAGAATCATATTGAGTTAATTGAAGATATAAATGTTGTTGCAGGTGGTGTAGTAATTGCTAGTAATATTGGAAATTATGATGGAAATATTGAAGCAAAAATATCAACAATGCTTGAGTCTTTGGATTTAATTATATAA
- a CDS encoding FliM/FliN family flagellar motor switch protein: MEISERVYDLLVDTEIVVDVMLGYTNISVGEFLKLNEGDIISLHKPAGSGGEIYVNSRIIGTGDIIVIDEKLAVRVQDAMDSDNVVRYFFDEHMI, from the coding sequence ATGGAAATTAGTGAAAGAGTTTATGATTTATTAGTAGATACAGAAATTGTTGTTGATGTAATGCTAGGATATACAAATATCTCAGTTGGAGAGTTTTTAAAACTAAACGAAGGAGATATTATATCACTTCACAAACCAGCAGGTAGTGGTGGAGAAATATATGTAAACTCTAGGATCATTGGAACAGGTGATATTATAGTTATTGATGAAAAATTAGCAGTTAGAGTTCAAGATGCTATGGATTCAGATAATGTTGTAAGATACTTTTTCGATGAACACATGATTTAA
- a CDS encoding flagellar hook assembly protein FlgD yields MADGLSINTGTDKYGNQYTQSISNDQLTTNDFLKLMIEELKLQDPTKPMDSAKMLSTQMQMSTLNANMEMIKSLQAIQTAFTQSSLSTAVGIIGKDVENGSTNADGALKAFTIESIEMVDGEVMAIGREWLYLHQGIVLEDGEGGYKAANYDETGNLYNEKGEKTGQTIVLDKLGTPAVKDGKLVVKDVDGNEVVNHNYVPSGKNTIILSQEKVSMPFSSITRIF; encoded by the coding sequence ATGGCTGACGGACTATCAATAAACACAGGAACAGATAAATATGGAAATCAATATACGCAAAGTATAAGTAATGATCAACTAACAACAAATGATTTCTTAAAATTGATGATTGAAGAGTTGAAACTTCAAGATCCAACAAAACCTATGGACTCTGCAAAAATGCTTTCAACACAGATGCAAATGAGCACATTAAATGCAAATATGGAGATGATAAAATCTTTACAAGCTATTCAAACAGCATTTACTCAATCATCGCTTTCAACAGCTGTTGGAATTATTGGAAAAGATGTTGAAAATGGTTCTACAAATGCTGATGGAGCTTTAAAAGCATTTACAATTGAATCTATTGAGATGGTAGATGGTGAAGTTATGGCAATAGGAAGAGAGTGGCTATATTTACATCAAGGAATTGTACTTGAAGATGGTGAAGGTGGATATAAAGCTGCAAACTATGATGAAACTGGAAATCTTTATAATGAAAAAGGTGAAAAAACTGGACAAACAATTGTTTTGGATAAGCTAGGAACACCAGCTGTTAAAGATGGAAAATTAGTTGTAAAAGATGTTGATGGAAATGAAGTTGTAAATCATAACTATGTACCAAGTGGTAAAAATACAATAATACTTTCGCAAGAGAAAGTTAGTATGCCATTCTCTTCAATTACGAGAATTTTTTAA
- a CDS encoding flagellar hook-basal body complex protein, translating into MIGALWNGVSGIYQQDKGISTEANNISNSSTIGHKKDEIHFSDLMYSQAGIGKGSQTQTVSKVFTQGQIVGTGSGIDVAIEGKGFFIVRNREDDSIAYTRAGNLVQAKDGFLVTQDDFKIQGLVPQNRVINSSDPTKQIFTDNYSKNMLSTSIVIDGVIHNINTKTTDYRYSSKTDSDDKKGDNYKTSVSKGNDVDKLQNNYQNIVQDYVNNKDKPSQKRKISEIDLSTNLNNLNPTGNEISINLDGKNYTVIFDEDNKEDALKELSYKISQASGFSSTYKEGILTIEQSEALGKEFKVEEIKLNNSSVDFTSNDYEVLNSDNPVPSSQNSKIDFSKKFDNINSEGNKLTITIDGKTFSVEFDAKTEISEDEMSKLYEFLSEEGRSKYGLVDPNTIPTKQELDDMFANIPDQAVIDAMPSTTQAEILAKNQAQADKDSKELAYNEARNRKKEQTLNYLKADTIVSALKDLSDKVSNSAGFTASVKDGVLDVSSLIPGKEFSVSEVSVNKEQVFNIDTISANKGWGIDTVYAARDALKSAVEVAEAEFLEITNILDYSDLGTYGESDINIRLDVLGIADKSLADVTISDDGFVYVTSGTNKFLVGRLSTVGFRNEQGLEAIGGNLYKKTEYSGEAFNADSMNTIRGGSLERANIDYGTALTQLMVYQKAFEASSKSITTSDEFLQTAIEMKR; encoded by the coding sequence ATGATAGGAGCTTTATGGAACGGAGTATCAGGAATTTATCAGCAAGATAAAGGAATCTCAACAGAAGCTAATAATATAAGTAATTCAAGTACAATAGGGCATAAAAAAGATGAAATACATTTTTCAGATTTAATGTATTCTCAAGCTGGTATTGGAAAAGGTTCTCAAACTCAAACTGTATCTAAGGTTTTTACTCAAGGGCAAATTGTAGGAACTGGTTCAGGAATTGATGTAGCTATTGAAGGTAAAGGGTTTTTTATAGTAAGAAATAGGGAAGATGACTCTATTGCTTATACAAGAGCTGGAAATTTAGTTCAAGCAAAAGATGGATTCCTAGTAACTCAAGATGATTTTAAAATTCAAGGCTTAGTACCGCAAAATAGAGTTATAAACTCTTCAGATCCAACAAAACAAATATTTACTGATAATTATTCTAAAAATATGCTATCAACTTCTATTGTAATTGATGGAGTTATTCATAATATTAATACAAAAACTACTGATTATAGATATAGTTCAAAAACAGATAGTGATGATAAAAAAGGTGATAACTATAAAACTTCAGTTTCAAAAGGAAATGATGTAGATAAATTACAAAATAATTATCAAAATATAGTTCAAGATTATGTAAATAATAAAGATAAACCATCTCAAAAAAGAAAAATTTCTGAAATAGATTTAAGTACAAATTTGAATAATTTAAATCCAACAGGAAATGAAATAAGTATAAACCTTGATGGTAAAAATTACACTGTTATTTTTGATGAAGATAATAAGGAAGATGCACTAAAAGAACTTAGTTATAAAATTTCTCAAGCAAGTGGATTCTCATCAACTTATAAAGAAGGAATATTAACAATTGAGCAAAGTGAAGCTTTAGGGAAAGAGTTTAAAGTAGAAGAGATTAAATTAAATAACTCAAGTGTTGATTTTACTTCAAATGATTATGAAGTATTAAATAGTGATAATCCAGTTCCAAGTTCACAAAATAGTAAGATAGATTTCTCTAAAAAGTTTGATAATATAAATAGTGAAGGAAATAAATTAACTATCACAATAGATGGAAAAACTTTTAGTGTAGAGTTTGATGCTAAGACAGAAATTAGTGAAGATGAAATGAGTAAACTTTATGAGTTTTTATCTGAAGAAGGAAGATCAAAATATGGATTAGTAGATCCAAATACAATTCCAACTAAGCAAGAACTAGATGATATGTTTGCAAACATTCCAGATCAAGCTGTTATAGATGCTATGCCTTCAACAACACAAGCTGAGATATTAGCAAAAAATCAAGCTCAAGCAGATAAAGATTCAAAAGAGTTGGCATATAATGAAGCAAGAAATAGAAAAAAAGAACAAACTTTAAATTATTTAAAAGCAGATACTATAGTTTCAGCATTAAAAGACTTAAGCGATAAAGTATCAAATTCTGCTGGATTTACAGCAAGTGTTAAAGATGGTGTTTTGGATGTATCAAGTTTAATTCCTGGAAAAGAGTTTAGTGTTTCTGAAGTTAGTGTAAATAAAGAGCAAGTTTTTAATATAGATACTATAAGTGCAAATAAAGGTTGGGGAATAGATACAGTTTATGCTGCAAGAGATGCTTTAAAAAGTGCAGTTGAAGTAGCAGAGGCTGAGTTCTTAGAGATTACAAATATCTTAGATTATAGTGATTTAGGAACTTATGGAGAGAGTGATATAAATATAAGATTAGATGTTTTAGGAATAGCTGATAAAAGTTTAGCAGATGTTACTATTAGTGATGATGGTTTTGTATATGTTACAAGTGGTACGAATAAATTTTTAGTTGGAAGATTAAGCACAGTTGGTTTTAGGAATGAACAAGGACTTGAAGCAATCGGTGGAAATCTTTATAAAAAAACAGAGTATAGCGGAGAAGCTTTTAATGCAGATAGTATGAATACAATAAGAGGTGGTTCTCTTGAAAGAGCGAATATCGATTATGGTACAGCTTTAACTCAACTTATGGTTTATCAAAAAGCTTTTGAGGCTAGTTCAAAATCTATTACAACATCAGATGAGTTTTTACAAACAGCAATTGAGATGAAAAGATAG
- a CDS encoding flagellar hook-basal body complex protein, protein MIGALWTGISGLSAHQTALDNESNNIANVNTIGYKASRISFADQIYQGKIGKGSYVQDAEKVFVTGGSKITGVEYDVALQGDGFFTVINKNTLGTAETFYTRAGNLRMGQSGTLQNADGYEVQGWAMSSIDQKNDVKTTNQNASRFTDVYVKNLGNGIIRHKDYIETIAAKATNYNETAKSDPVSVFSGAGGKTKAAKLKDIDLALSNYNEWLQKYKDDPSLPSKGSTSQVSQANFKTGVPPTSIIGKEGDSIEMVVNGNSYTQKFVVTKTTPAWRDELWDALPMTPVDERALYNLKDPALIEIMPTSTEAERSLKDQEIAKYDKLAGKINTYKALADTISNKEAGVVAYMAKDRTNPTSDVLNPNGMYEQTTNLADMLRGVIQIKSLVPGKEFKITQVAEYSGENEKFSVKGTFQSTAVASLGSGKQALEEARDALSRLVNGNQRSVYTTQDLYGAANNKTFSFSINVFDKDLGYVIPVPNDGAVPPKAVPIEIGNVNTGDINTIVDAINNTRTSSGPQLGDYIVAKNINGNLVLETNEANYDIEFDAKLETDPTVDLNELVNNAGYTYDIKVGSNTISTTFATTTPVDKNAIYTAISTNVSAYNAANPGRELVVSPINNGVFTISSADGERIEGDLRINVAPTQPNLANNVNNAGTSTVMEQGVYTITAPVTDNTTYGVTINGTTYSFTTGTGYTGTESDVRNNILAQIKNDPALKDIVNATANGTGGISINQTRVVDSSNTATSLNITQTGGAYNQTQAYNAGNPEVQVFTVDFTGASRSEIILTLAGSNISIKTEENETPATAATKLQDEINKNPNLRNRYEVVVNGADIEVREKAGVTGYTGFGGNVPSITFKDLEVPVWDLKEGFIEVNSEYSGRRGAGGEFMEITTRVDQSSTQASLQLRLDVLNISDSKFGAFKVDDTGLVTITEGGVEYAVGQVSIARFTNNRGLEAVGNNNFRATQDSGNVIYSTNNNNTNGVKGQALELSKADLSESLVNLMVFQRAFEANAKSITTSDELLSTLINLKR, encoded by the coding sequence ATGATAGGTGCATTATGGACTGGAATATCAGGATTATCAGCACATCAAACTGCTTTAGACAATGAGTCAAATAATATTGCAAACGTAAATACGATTGGATATAAAGCTAGTAGAATCTCATTTGCAGATCAAATTTACCAAGGAAAGATTGGTAAAGGATCATATGTGCAAGATGCAGAGAAAGTATTTGTAACTGGTGGTTCAAAAATCACAGGTGTAGAATATGATGTGGCACTTCAAGGTGATGGATTTTTTACTGTTATTAATAAAAACACTCTAGGAACAGCTGAAACTTTTTATACAAGAGCTGGAAATCTTAGAATGGGACAAAGTGGAACATTACAAAATGCAGATGGTTATGAAGTTCAAGGTTGGGCAATGAGTTCAATTGATCAAAAAAATGATGTAAAAACAACAAACCAAAATGCAAGTAGATTTACAGATGTATATGTTAAAAATCTTGGTAATGGAATTATAAGACATAAAGATTATATTGAAACAATTGCAGCAAAAGCTACAAATTATAATGAAACTGCAAAATCAGATCCAGTTAGTGTATTTAGTGGAGCTGGTGGAAAAACAAAAGCAGCGAAATTAAAAGATATTGATTTAGCTTTATCAAACTATAATGAGTGGTTACAAAAATATAAAGATGATCCAAGTCTTCCATCAAAAGGATCAACTTCTCAAGTTTCACAAGCAAACTTTAAAACAGGAGTTCCACCAACTTCAATTATTGGAAAAGAGGGTGACTCTATTGAAATGGTTGTAAATGGAAACAGCTATACTCAAAAGTTTGTTGTTACAAAAACAACTCCTGCATGGAGAGATGAACTTTGGGATGCACTACCAATGACACCTGTTGATGAAAGAGCTTTATATAATTTAAAAGATCCAGCATTAATAGAGATTATGCCAACTTCAACTGAAGCAGAAAGATCTCTTAAAGATCAAGAAATAGCAAAATATGATAAATTAGCAGGAAAGATAAATACATATAAAGCATTAGCAGATACTATTTCTAATAAGGAAGCAGGAGTTGTTGCATATATGGCAAAGGATAGAACAAATCCTACAAGTGATGTGTTAAATCCAAATGGAATGTATGAACAAACAACAAATCTTGCTGATATGTTAAGAGGTGTTATTCAAATTAAATCATTAGTTCCAGGAAAAGAGTTTAAAATTACTCAAGTTGCTGAATATTCAGGAGAAAATGAAAAATTCTCTGTAAAAGGAACATTCCAATCAACAGCAGTAGCAAGTTTAGGATCTGGAAAACAAGCTCTTGAAGAAGCAAGAGATGCATTATCAAGATTAGTAAATGGTAACCAAAGAAGTGTTTATACAACTCAAGATCTATATGGTGCAGCAAATAATAAAACTTTCTCATTTAGTATAAATGTATTTGATAAAGATTTAGGATATGTGATTCCTGTTCCAAATGATGGTGCAGTTCCTCCAAAAGCAGTACCAATTGAAATTGGAAATGTAAATACAGGAGATATTAATACAATAGTTGATGCTATTAACAATACAAGAACTTCTTCAGGACCACAACTTGGAGATTATATTGTTGCAAAAAATATAAATGGAAATCTGGTTCTTGAAACAAATGAAGCAAATTATGATATAGAGTTTGATGCAAAACTTGAAACAGATCCAACAGTAGATTTAAATGAGTTAGTAAATAATGCAGGATATACATATGATATAAAAGTAGGAAGTAACACTATTTCTACTACATTTGCAACAACAACTCCAGTTGATAAAAATGCAATATATACAGCAATATCTACAAATGTTTCAGCATATAATGCGGCAAATCCAGGAAGAGAATTAGTTGTAAGTCCAATAAATAATGGAGTATTTACAATTAGCTCAGCAGATGGTGAGAGAATCGAAGGAGATTTAAGAATAAATGTTGCTCCAACTCAGCCAAATTTAGCAAATAATGTAAATAATGCTGGAACAAGTACAGTTATGGAACAAGGTGTTTATACTATTACTGCACCAGTTACAGATAATACAACTTATGGTGTTACTATAAATGGAACAACTTATTCATTTACAACAGGTACTGGATATACAGGAACAGAATCTGATGTTAGAAATAATATTTTAGCTCAAATCAAAAATGATCCAGCTTTAAAAGATATAGTAAATGCAACTGCAAATGGAACAGGTGGAATTAGTATAAATCAAACAAGAGTGGTTGATAGTAGTAATACAGCAACATCTTTAAATATAACACAAACAGGTGGAGCATATAATCAAACTCAAGCATATAATGCAGGTAATCCAGAAGTTCAAGTGTTTACAGTTGATTTTACAGGTGCTTCTAGATCTGAAATAATTTTAACTCTTGCAGGTTCAAATATTTCAATAAAAACAGAAGAGAATGAGACTCCAGCAACAGCTGCTACAAAACTTCAAGATGAAATAAACAAAAATCCAAATCTAAGAAATAGATATGAGGTAGTTGTAAATGGTGCAGATATTGAAGTTAGAGAAAAAGCAGGAGTTACAGGATATACAGGATTTGGTGGAAATGTTCCAAGTATTACATTTAAGGACCTTGAAGTTCCTGTTTGGGATTTAAAAGAAGGATTTATTGAAGTAAATAGTGAATATTCTGGAAGAAGAGGAGCTGGTGGGGAGTTTATGGAAATTACAACTAGAGTTGATCAATCTTCTACACAAGCTAGCCTTCAATTAAGATTAGATGTTTTAAATATCTCTGATAGCAAATTTGGAGCATTTAAAGTTGATGATACAGGACTTGTAACAATCACTGAAGGTGGAGTTGAGTACGCTGTAGGTCAAGTTTCAATTGCAAGATTTACAAATAATAGAGGACTTGAAGCTGTTGGTAATAATAACTTTAGAGCAACTCAAGATTCTGGAAATGTTATTTATAGTACAAACAATAACAATACAAATGGTGTAAAAGGTCAAGCTCTTGAACTTAGTAAAGCAGATTTAAGTGAAAGCTTAGTAAATCTTATGGTATTCCAAAGAGCCTTTGAAGCAAATGCGAAGTCAATTACAACTTCTGATGAGCTTTTAAGTACATTAATTAATTTAAAAAGATAG